GAGTTCGCAAAAAGAATCGAAAACTTCACTGTGATTCCTGCAAACCCAGGTAATCAAAGGATCCAAAACAGGATTCTTCAACTGGAATCCGTATAAATGCGTATTGTCGATGCTGACCTTAATGCGTGATCCTTTCAATCCTTGTTCTGAAAAAAGAATACTTCCGTTCATTTCAAGTAATTTGAAAGCCGGATAGACTTCCTGGATGTTCAAATTGAACTTTTTGACAAAATCATTGAAAGGAAGCACATAGGATTCATGTTCACCGGAGCCAATGGCCACTTTCAGGTAATTGCACAAAGCGCGATAGATCAGTTTGATCCGGTCTGTAGACGGGAACTGCGCCATTACCCGCTCAGCAATTTCGTTAATATCGGCAGGTTCTATAAACGCAAAAGTCCGGGATTCATTTCCGTCACGTCCGGCTCTTCCCGCTTCCTGGAAATAGGATTCCGGATTGTTCGGAACTTCATAATGCGCTACAAAACGCACGTTCGGTTTGTCGATTCCCATTCCAAATGCATTCGTAGCAACCATGATCGGCGTTTTTTCCGAAAGCCAGTTTGCTAACGCCAGGCTCCGTTCTTTGGCATTCATTCCACCGTGATACATGTTGGCTTTGATATTCCGTGCCTGCAGGTAAATCATCACGTCTTTCACGCTTTTACGCGTTTGACAATATACAATGCCTACATCTCCCGGGTTCTTGTGAATCCATTTCGTGATCGCATCCAGTTTATTGGAGACGTGGTAAATCTCATAACTGACATTCGTACGTTCGAAAGAAGCTTCAAAAACTTCCGGGTTCTTCAGTTTCAGATGTGTAATGATGTCTTCCTTGACTTTCGGAGTTGCAGTGGCGGTTACAGCAATCATGGGCACTTCCGGATGGAATTCCCTCAATTTGGTCACTTCCATGTAAGCCGGTCTGAAATCATGTCCCCATTCAGAAATGCAATGCGCTTCGTCAACAACAAACAAACCGACTTCCATTTGCTTTACTCTTTCCTGGAATAACCGGGTTTGTATCCGTTCCGGGGAGATGTACAGGAAGTCAATCCCGCCGAATTTGGCATTGTCGAGCAGAATATCGATTTCCCGGAAAGAAAGTCCGCTGGTCAGTGCTTTTGCGCGAATTCCTCTTTTTTGCAGTTGATTCACCTGGTCTTCCATCAGAGCAATCAAAGGCGAAACTACGATCGTAATTCCTTCACGGGCAATTCCCGGAACCTGGAAACAGATGGATTTCCCACCACCGGTAGGCAAAAGCGCAAGTACATCCTTCCCGTAAATAGCAGCATCAACAATTTCCTCCTGCAAAGGACGAAACTGAGAATAACCCCAATAATTGGAAAGAATTTCAACGCTTTTGTTTGACATGCTTTATTAAATTAAAAAGGAAACTGAGCGGAGTCGAAGTGTCCTTTTTTGAACGTGTAAAATTACTGCTTCAACTTCATTAATTTGCTGTAGTATTCCGGTTTTATCACAGATTTCAGTTCCGAATAGGGGATTACAGCCCATTCCGGATCGAGGCAAGGCGCTTTGTAGTGCGGGAACAAAGGCAAAAGCCTGATTCCTTCCGAAGTAAATACAAAATTGCAATCGGTGGTCCATAATTCCTGATCATTGTACCCGCACTCAAGTACATCATCTGGCGTGTCTTCGTCAAACTCTCCGGGATTTTCTTTGGACAAATACTTGTAAATGCGTTCTTCAAATTCCGCCTCTTTTCCGGGCAATAAATAATCTTCGGATTCGATTTTTTGGTGCGTGTTTAAATGGTAGTTAATCCCGTAACTGCTCTCACCCGGATGTGCGCCTCCACAATAGAATACCTCAAAAACAGAGAAGCACAGGAGGTCATTGGAAATGGCAAGATTGGAAAAACTGTAATTTAAATCGGAGCCATAGTTTGAGTAGGAAGCACATTCCAGGCTCGTGAGAAATTCAGTGAGTTGCAAATATTCCAGGTATAAGTTGGCATCTTTCTGTTTTTCCGCCACCAGGCCCGAATCAATGCGAAACAGGCTGATCCCGGTTAATACTTCCGTAAACGGACGGATTTTCACCTGATTGACCGTACGTACCGGCCCGTCTTGCTTCAGTTTGAAAAGCCCGATTTTCACTTTTGTCAAATCATTGTCGGCATGGCCTTCTTTCACGAGATAAGGGTTGGAGCATTTCGGACTTCCTGTTTCTTTGGTGGTTAATGCAGCCAATTTAACCGGAAGTGATTTTCCATTGTGAGACCACGTTCCCTCCAGTGCCTGGTTAGGCCATTTAAATTTGAAAATCTCTGGATTCTCAGCTATTTCCCCGTAAAAATCTCTTGAATTCAATGTAACAACTCCTGCCTTGTAGCTGCCGGTTAAGGAAATATCGACCAGCTTATTTTTATAAAAGTAGTAACCTTCAGCATGACTTCCACTCACGGAGAATTGAAGGTAAATCGGATACTTTCCGATCATTCCGCTATAGGAATGCGCTTGTCCGCAAACACGGACTGAAGAGAGGAATAAAAAACAAAAGCAAAGCAGTAGTTTTCTCTTGAAATGGCTTTTCAATGAAAGTGTTGTAAGTCCTGGCATTTTTATTTGGTTACATTAAAAATACATGTTGTTGCAAATATTGGAATTACTTCCGGATTGTTCGTGGAATCGTCAACTAATTTAGGTATATTCGCAATAACTATTAGTCGTTATGATATTACAAGACAACATGAAAGTTACTCTTACTCAAGAGTCGAAACTAAATGCTGTTGATTGGAATAATTTGCCATTCGGTAAGGTTTTTTCCGATCATATGCTGATTATGGATTATAAAGACGGCGCGTGGCAAGATCCTGAGATCATTCCATTCGGACCGTTATCCATGCATCCTGCAACGTCTGTGATCCATTACGGGCAATCAATTTTTGAAGGATTGAAAGCATACCGGATGGACAATGGCGAAGTGGCGATTTTCAGGCCTGACATGAACGCAAAACGATTCGAAGAGTCTTGTGAGCGTATGTGCATGCCGGTTATTCCTGAGAATTTATTCGTTGAACTGACCCGCAAATTGGTTGAAGTTGAAAGCAACTGGATCCCTAATAAAGAAGGATATTCCCTTTACTTAAGACCGTTTTTATTCGGAACTGATGAATACATCGGTATCCGTCCGTCTGATACGTATCGCTTTGTAATTTTTGCATGTCCGGTTGGAGCTTACTACAGTGAGCCGGTGAATGTAAAAATTGAAGAGTTCTACACAAGAGCATCAGTTGGCGGAGTAGGAAGAGCAAAAACGGCAGGGAATTACGCTGCAGCTTTGTATCCTGCTAAACTGGGACAATTGAAAGGGTATCACCAATTGGTTTGGACAGACGGAAAAACACACGAATACATCGAGGAATCGGGAACTATGAACGTGATGTTTGTGATCGACGGAAAATTGATCACTCCTTCCGAAGAGAGCGATACGATTCTAAGAGGTATTACCAAACGTTCGGTTATTGAAATCGCAAATCTTTGGGGAATGCCAGTTGAAGAACGCAAGGTTTCCGTAGCAGAAGTTGTTCAGGCGCATAGAGAAGGCCGTTTGACAGAAGCATTCGGAGCAGGAACAGCAGCAACAATTGCACACATTGCCAAAATCGGATACCGTGATGAAGATTTGATTCTTCCTCCGATCGAAACACGTACATTCTCATTGAAAGTGCATGCTTATCTGGATGATATCAAATCCGGTAAAGTAGAAGACAGCTTCGGCTGGCTTTTGAAATTGTAATGTTATTATCAGGTAATAAGATAAGTGGGCATGTGATTAATCGCGTGCCCACTGTTTTTTATGGAAAATTTGATAAGCCTGCATCCTTACAGAAATTAACAGTCATGAAGCCGATTTTCTACCTTGTGTTCCTGATCCTGTTTTCCTCACAGGCATTTAGTCAGACTACCGTTCGAATCATTGCAAAGGACAGAAGTAACGGAGATCCTGTTTCCCGGGTTTACGTTCGTCAGTACCAGGGAGATTCATTGATCAACGCTCAATATACTTCCCTGAAAGGAGTTGCTTATTTCCGGGTTTCTACCAAAGAAGCTACCAATTTCGAACTGGAACATGTTGCATTCAGTGCACTTGAAGAAATTCCAACCAAAATATTCTCAGGAAAACCAACCGATACACTGACCATTCAGGTTCGTATGCATTATTTCAAAGAAAAATTGCTGGACCAGGTTGTTATTAAACCTATCGGGATCCCGGATACCGTTTTTGAATCAGAACGTGTTTCTGTCACCGATTTTGAATTCATGCCCGATAACAACCTGCTGTTATTGACTTATCCTAAAAACCTGAAAAAAGGAACAGAACTGGTTCTTTATGACGGATTTAATTTATTGGGAGAAATTCCGCTGCCTGAAAAAGGAGAGGAGTTGATCAGGGATTATCGGGGAAATCCTCATGTATTGACGGAAAACAATGTGTATGGAATCAATCAGCGAAACAAACAGATTCAAATCGCTCAAATCCAAAAGGATTATTACATGACCTACATTGCTCCGATCGTAGACACTGCTTTCACCAAGTATTATTTTTCCAATTTCAATCCTAAATACCCTGCTTTCGATTATTTCACCTTTGATATTGTAGATTCGAGTTACCGCAAGATCGCCAAAGTACAGGATGATCTGATGATGGAGCTGTATCGTTCCGAATTCAAATGGGTGGACGTACGAACAAAACTATGGGCGAAAGAAAAAGAGAACGAAACCGGGGTCGACAAGGAAGTTTGGGTCGGAATGTACTATTTCACCAATTCCATCTACTACAAAGAATTATATGCACCGATTTTTGAACGCAACGATTCTATTTTCCTGTTCGACCATTACAAGAATTTGTTGTTCAAATATTCTTACCAGGGAGATCTTGTTGACAGCATCCCGATTTATTATCACTTACAGCCCAAAGAGAACGGATGGAAAAAGCACCTGATCCAGGATTATGAGACAGGCGAGATCTATATTCATTACGAACTTGCAGGGAAAGCGCAACTCAGACACTTTGATACAAAAACCGGGAAATTAAGTTCTCCTGTTCAGCTGCATTTCAAATACCCGGAAAATATCCAGATCAAAGGAAACAGTGTGTACTACATTTACCGACCTTTCGAATCGACGCAGAAAAAGTATTTATACCGGGAAAGATTGCCCTTCGAATATCCGTCTCAAAAGACCAATAAGGGAACTTTAGTGGAGTTAGCAAAGCCCTAAAAGCGTAAATGGAGCTAAGACGGGCGTCCTAACTCCATTCACTAATCAACCTAACCTAACCACCTAAATCATAACAAAGATACTACAAGTAATTTGATATGCAACTGATCAGGCGAAAAAAAAACAGATAAAAAATCGTTAAAAAAGTCAAGATGTTAGTAATCAGTATTTTAACTTTTTGAAAAATACCGTTAAATGATCAGCTTTCTTCCCATTGGTCCTTCACAGAACAATAGATCCAGGATAGAAACCCGGGTATTAAATTGAGTTTGATTGAACAATACCTGGTTATATACTCCCTGCATTTCCAATTGCTCATAATCCGATTCGCGGTAGTCTTCCTGGTATGAGGTTTCATACTTTTCCGTCAAAGAGAAATCAACGGACAATTGATACGTATCTAAAAAGAACTGAGTGATCTCCAAATCAAAATCGATCAGAAAGCGGTGTTTTTTGAAAAGCAACTTTTCGATATCTGAAGCGTAATGCTCGAAGTAGGGAGCAGAGGCATACGCAGTTTTCAAAGCTTTCCAATGAAGCAAAGGCCAATTTTGCTGGTACGAAACCAATACATCCTTCGTTACGGTCTTCGATCCGGAAGGTTTTTCGAGCGGCATCGTCAACACCTGGGCTCCCTGTGAACCCAGAATGACCATCCGGTTGCGGAAAGTTTGTTTCGGTAAATGATCCGAATTCTCGAAAACAAGCTGTTTAAACCGCGCCAGGTCCTGGAAATAACGAACACTTCCGAAATAGGCGATCGGGAAAACTGCGGACATAGGAAATGCTTATTGAATCTTGGTAAACATACGATCCCAGCGAATACCCGTGTAGGCACTTTTCGAGAACCAAACAACCGATGCTTTTCCAACCACGTGATCTTCCGGAACGTAACCCCAAACTCTTGAATCTGCAGAGTTGTAACGGTTATCTCCCATCAACCAGTAGTAATTCATGGCAAACTTGTAAGTAGTCGCTTTCTTCCCGTCGATGTAAATTCCGTCATTCTTTTCCTGTAACTTGTGACCTTCGTAAGCTGTAATTGCTCTTCGGTACCAGGCAATATTTTCTTTCGTCAGGTTCACAACCGCTCCTTTTGCCGGGATTCTGAACTTCGTAAAATCAGTCACTGTATTGTTTACATACAAGTCTTTCGGGAAGTTATCCAGGTTCCGGATCAATTCTGAGTAAGTTGCTTTGTGAGCTTTATCATCCGAATATTGAGGGCTTAAATACAGATTAAAAGAAGATTTCGGAGACATTCTCTTCAATTCCTGCAATCTCGCATGTGTCAGGTATACAATTTCTACTCCATTTGCATTCATCACATAATCACCTTCTTCCTGAGACAAGCCCATGGAAGTTAAATAACGCTCCAACAAAGGTTCTCCTGAAATGGTATAAGCCATGTTCTGGTTCGGATAAATTCTCGCAGGTTTCCCGTTGATATACAAAATAGAGTTTTTGATTTCAATTTCGTCTCCCGGAATAGCCACACATCGTTTGATGTAGTTTTCACGCTTATCAACCGGACGGTAAATAATTCCATAATGCTCGATGTAATTCAACCCTTTTTCAGGCATTCCTCCGCGAGAGTAAGTTACACCGCTTGCAATAGCAGTACGTGCTTTATTTCTCCATTTTTCGATATTCTGAATGAACTCTCCTCCAAGGCTATCCATGATCAGTGTTTCCGCATTTTCACCTGTTGCCATGGATTTCTGCTGAAGAACCTGGAAAGCTTCCGGATGTTTTTGGGATGCATCCTGGAACCAATACCACAATGCTTCGCTGTTTACCACCTGGTGGTAATCATGTCCCATCAAACCGTTCGGTACGCGCGGATCGTAGATCGCAGTATCACCGGAAGGATAGTTGAATACCATCACATCGTAGCGGTTCACCTTTCCGAAGCCCGGTAAACGGTAATAATTAGACGTTTCAATTCCCAGGTAAGATTTCACATTGATCCACGGAATGGTATTGTGAACCAACGGGAATGAAAGGGGAGTAACGGGAACTTTCGGTCCGTAAGCCAATTTGTTTACAAACAAGAAATCTCCGACCAACAAAGTTTTTTCCATGGATCCCGTAGGAATCTGGAACGGTTCAAAAACGTACGTACGAATGATGCTGGCGGCAACCAATGCGAAAATGATCGAATCCCCCCATTCCTTGATGGCTGATTTCTTCCCGATTCTTTTGGAACGGAATGACAATACGTAAGCCACTACGTGACCCAGAACCGGCAAAGCCAAAAACAAAGCAATGTGATCGCTATTCGTGCGTTTTGCCACTTCAACCGGACTTGCCCAGTTTGTTGGAGCCAATACCGGTAAGTTTTGATCGTTTGCAATCTTCCACAAGATCAGGTACGGAAAGAAAATTCCCTGGAGCGTATCTGCAATCGAAAAGAACCCGAATCTGCGGATATAGGAAACATTTGCAACCATCCACATTACAATATGAATTCCTGGAATGAACATCAGCAATGCCCACCATGGTTTTCCTGCCCCGAACTTAAATACGATGTAATAATTGTAAACCGGTACAAATGCCTGCCAGGATTTAGCTCCCATACGATCAAACGTTTTCCACCAAAGGGAAATGATCGGGTGGACAAGAAGCAGGAATAAGAAATAATAAAATACGTTCATAGGGTA
The window above is part of the Fluviicola sp. genome. Proteins encoded here:
- a CDS encoding ATP-dependent DNA helicase RecQ — encoded protein: MSNKSVEILSNYWGYSQFRPLQEEIVDAAIYGKDVLALLPTGGGKSICFQVPGIAREGITIVVSPLIALMEDQVNQLQKRGIRAKALTSGLSFREIDILLDNAKFGGIDFLYISPERIQTRLFQERVKQMEVGLFVVDEAHCISEWGHDFRPAYMEVTKLREFHPEVPMIAVTATATPKVKEDIITHLKLKNPEVFEASFERTNVSYEIYHVSNKLDAITKWIHKNPGDVGIVYCQTRKSVKDVMIYLQARNIKANMYHGGMNAKERSLALANWLSEKTPIMVATNAFGMGIDKPNVRFVAHYEVPNNPESYFQEAGRAGRDGNESRTFAFIEPADINEIAERVMAQFPSTDRIKLIYRALCNYLKVAIGSGEHESYVLPFNDFVKKFNLNIQEVYPAFKLLEMNGSILFSEQGLKGSRIKVSIDNTHLYGFQLKNPVLDPLITWVCRNHSEVFDSFCELDETEACQRLKISPQELERQLKYLEEHGIIDITWRTDLPMVTFLHERFPDDYVELKPEVYHFRKERALERMNVMKRFIEEKHCRPQFIIAYFGQKSDPCGKCDYCLEQNLLEKHPRLELELVALLEGKALTLSEIIAQFDTSFSAKIKNVLRELITEERVVFNEQRFSLPR
- a CDS encoding S26 family signal peptidase yields the protein MNVFYYFLFLLLVHPIISLWWKTFDRMGAKSWQAFVPVYNYYIVFKFGAGKPWWALLMFIPGIHIVMWMVANVSYIRRFGFFSIADTLQGIFFPYLILWKIANDQNLPVLAPTNWASPVEVAKRTNSDHIALFLALPVLGHVVAYVLSFRSKRIGKKSAIKEWGDSIIFALVAASIIRTYVFEPFQIPTGSMEKTLLVGDFLFVNKLAYGPKVPVTPLSFPLVHNTIPWINVKSYLGIETSNYYRLPGFGKVNRYDVMVFNYPSGDTAIYDPRVPNGLMGHDYHQVVNSEALWYWFQDASQKHPEAFQVLQQKSMATGENAETLIMDSLGGEFIQNIEKWRNKARTAIASGVTYSRGGMPEKGLNYIEHYGIIYRPVDKRENYIKRCVAIPGDEIEIKNSILYINGKPARIYPNQNMAYTISGEPLLERYLTSMGLSQEEGDYVMNANGVEIVYLTHARLQELKRMSPKSSFNLYLSPQYSDDKAHKATYSELIRNLDNFPKDLYVNNTVTDFTKFRIPAKGAVVNLTKENIAWYRRAITAYEGHKLQEKNDGIYIDGKKATTYKFAMNYYWLMGDNRYNSADSRVWGYVPEDHVVGKASVVWFSKSAYTGIRWDRMFTKIQ
- a CDS encoding branched-chain amino acid aminotransferase; protein product: MKVTLTQESKLNAVDWNNLPFGKVFSDHMLIMDYKDGAWQDPEIIPFGPLSMHPATSVIHYGQSIFEGLKAYRMDNGEVAIFRPDMNAKRFEESCERMCMPVIPENLFVELTRKLVEVESNWIPNKEGYSLYLRPFLFGTDEYIGIRPSDTYRFVIFACPVGAYYSEPVNVKIEEFYTRASVGGVGRAKTAGNYAAALYPAKLGQLKGYHQLVWTDGKTHEYIEESGTMNVMFVIDGKLITPSEESDTILRGITKRSVIEIANLWGMPVEERKVSVAEVVQAHREGRLTEAFGAGTAATIAHIAKIGYRDEDLILPPIETRTFSLKVHAYLDDIKSGKVEDSFGWLLKL
- a CDS encoding WbqC family protein; amino-acid sequence: MSAVFPIAYFGSVRYFQDLARFKQLVFENSDHLPKQTFRNRMVILGSQGAQVLTMPLEKPSGSKTVTKDVLVSYQQNWPLLHWKALKTAYASAPYFEHYASDIEKLLFKKHRFLIDFDLEITQFFLDTYQLSVDFSLTEKYETSYQEDYRESDYEQLEMQGVYNQVLFNQTQFNTRVSILDLLFCEGPMGRKLII